The proteins below are encoded in one region of Pseudomonas sp. SCB32:
- a CDS encoding ATP-binding protein — protein MPLPRPLRLALISLLLLAGLLLSAYWAGEQARHRALLAEAEAAHEQLGLYANTLHTLIERFRSIPAVLALDPDLRSALQGQVTGDLQQRLNLKLQQTNAAARSSTLEVLDRTGLAVAASNWELPTSYVGHNYSFRPYFRQTIAQGAGRFYAVGVTTGIPGYFLSNAVRDDAGNFLGAIVVKLEFPDLERQWSQTPDVVLVSDSKGIVFLANHPRWRYRELLPLDAVARAELRDTRQYHQQPLSALPHQTLQRLGDNARLARVEGQDIGGDYLWQSVVLPEDDWTLHLLRDARGVQSDVSSARLAAAGAWLALVFLVLWLQQRRRLALLRQRNQEELEQLVEQRTAALRTAQDGLVQAAKLAALGQMSAALAHEINQPLTAQRMQLASVRLLLDAGRQDDARTALQRVDELLERMAALTGHLKTFARKTPGGLRERIELGHVLDQALHLLAVRIRDERVAIVRQLDEPAWVLGDAIRLEQVLVNLLRNALDALAGTVHAQITLHLRREKDHWCLEVADNGPGIDEENLASVFDPFFTTKPVGEGLGLGLAVSYGIVHEFGGRLGAANQPSGGALFRLSLPAAPEENRA, from the coding sequence ATGCCGCTTCCCCGCCCCCTTCGCCTCGCCCTGATCAGCCTGCTCCTGCTGGCCGGCCTGCTGCTGTCGGCGTACTGGGCGGGCGAGCAGGCACGCCACCGGGCGTTGCTCGCCGAGGCCGAAGCGGCCCACGAACAGCTTGGCCTCTACGCCAACACCCTGCACACGCTGATCGAGCGCTTCCGCAGCATTCCGGCAGTGCTCGCCCTCGACCCCGACCTGCGCAGCGCCCTGCAGGGCCAGGTGACCGGCGATCTGCAGCAGCGGCTCAACCTCAAGCTGCAACAGACCAACGCCGCGGCGCGCTCTTCCACCCTGGAAGTGCTCGACCGCACCGGTCTGGCGGTGGCCGCGAGCAACTGGGAGCTGCCGACCAGCTACGTCGGCCACAACTACAGCTTCCGCCCCTACTTCCGCCAGACCATCGCCCAGGGCGCCGGGCGCTTCTACGCGGTCGGCGTGACCACCGGGATTCCCGGCTATTTCCTGTCCAACGCCGTGCGCGACGACGCCGGCAACTTCCTCGGCGCCATCGTGGTCAAGCTGGAGTTCCCCGACCTGGAGCGCCAGTGGAGCCAGACTCCCGACGTGGTGCTGGTAAGTGACAGCAAAGGCATCGTGTTCCTCGCCAACCATCCGCGCTGGCGCTACCGCGAACTGCTGCCGCTGGACGCCGTGGCCCGCGCCGAGCTGCGCGACACTCGCCAGTACCACCAACAGCCACTGAGCGCCCTGCCCCACCAGACCCTCCAGCGCCTGGGCGACAACGCCCGGCTGGCGCGGGTGGAGGGTCAGGACATCGGCGGCGACTACCTGTGGCAATCGGTGGTCCTGCCCGAGGACGACTGGACCCTGCACCTGCTGCGCGACGCCCGTGGCGTCCAGTCCGACGTCAGCAGCGCGCGCCTCGCCGCCGCCGGCGCCTGGCTGGCGCTGGTGTTCCTGGTGCTCTGGCTGCAGCAACGGCGACGGCTCGCCCTCCTGCGCCAACGCAACCAGGAAGAACTGGAACAACTGGTGGAGCAACGCACCGCCGCCCTGCGCACCGCCCAGGACGGCCTGGTGCAGGCCGCCAAGCTAGCGGCGCTGGGGCAGATGTCCGCCGCGCTGGCCCACGAGATCAACCAGCCGCTCACCGCCCAGCGCATGCAACTGGCCAGCGTGCGCCTGCTGCTCGACGCCGGTCGCCAGGACGACGCCCGCACCGCGCTGCAGCGGGTGGATGAGCTGCTGGAGCGCATGGCCGCGCTCACCGGCCACCTGAAGACCTTCGCCCGCAAGACCCCCGGCGGCCTGCGCGAGCGCATCGAACTCGGCCATGTACTGGACCAGGCGCTGCACCTGCTGGCCGTGCGCATCCGCGACGAACGGGTGGCGATCGTCCGGCAACTGGACGAACCGGCCTGGGTGCTGGGTGATGCGATCCGCCTGGAACAGGTGCTGGTCAACCTGCTGCGCAACGCCCTGGATGCGCTGGCGGGCACCGTGCATGCGCAGATCACCCTGCACCTGCGCCGCGAAAAGGATCACTGGTGCCTGGAGGTGGCCGACAACGGTCCCGGCATCGACGAGGAAAACCTCGCCAGCGTCTTCGATCCCTTCTTCACCACCAAGCCGGTGGGCGAGGGACTGGGCCTCGGACTGGCGGTATCCTACGGCATCGTTCATGAATTCGGCGGCCGCCTGGGCGCCGCCAACCAGCCCTCCGGCGGCGCACTGTTCCGCCTGAGCCTGCCCGCCGCCCCCGAAGAAAACCGAGCATGA
- a CDS encoding sigma-54 dependent transcriptional regulator, producing the protein MSQTILFVDDEAAIREAVQQWLQLSGFDVRLCSSADECLKSVARELPDVIISDVRMPGTDGLALLDRLQQLDRDLPVIMVTGHGDVPMAVQAMRQGAYDFIEKPFTPERLLDSLRRALEKRRLVQENRQLREQAALKDQIESRLLGVSRPMDTLRRQIMALAGTPVNVLIRGETGSGKELVARCLHDFGPRAGKPFVALNCAAIPEQLFESELFGHESGAFTGAQGKRVGKLEHANGGSLFLDEIESMPLAQQVKLLRVLQEQQLERLGSNQSIRVDLRVIAATKPDLLEEARAGRFREDLVYRLNVAELRLPPLRERREDIPLLFDHYAALASEKFGREALPLSATELARLLAHDWPGNVRELANAAERHVLGLDRDELPVEPAGNGLFERMEAYEEQCIRQALGQCKGDIKAVMELLGLPRRTLNEKMQRHGLSRGDYLGED; encoded by the coding sequence ATGAGCCAGACCATTCTCTTCGTCGACGACGAAGCCGCCATCCGCGAAGCCGTCCAGCAATGGCTGCAACTCTCCGGCTTCGACGTGCGCCTGTGCAGCAGCGCCGACGAGTGCCTGAAAAGCGTGGCGCGCGAGCTGCCCGACGTGATCATCAGCGATGTGCGCATGCCCGGCACGGACGGCCTGGCGCTGCTCGACCGCCTGCAGCAGCTCGACCGCGACCTGCCGGTGATCATGGTCACCGGTCACGGCGACGTGCCCATGGCGGTGCAGGCCATGCGCCAGGGCGCCTACGACTTCATCGAGAAGCCCTTCACCCCCGAGCGCCTGCTCGACAGCCTGCGCCGCGCCCTGGAGAAACGCCGGCTGGTGCAGGAAAACCGCCAGTTGCGCGAACAGGCCGCGCTCAAGGACCAGATCGAATCGCGCCTGCTTGGCGTGTCGCGGCCGATGGACACCCTGCGCCGGCAGATCATGGCGCTGGCCGGCACCCCGGTGAACGTGCTGATCCGTGGCGAGACCGGCAGCGGAAAGGAACTGGTCGCGCGCTGCCTGCACGACTTCGGCCCGCGCGCCGGCAAGCCCTTCGTCGCGCTGAACTGCGCGGCGATCCCCGAGCAGCTGTTCGAGAGCGAACTGTTCGGCCATGAGAGCGGCGCCTTCACCGGCGCCCAGGGCAAGCGTGTCGGCAAGCTGGAACACGCCAATGGCGGCAGCCTGTTCCTCGACGAGATCGAGAGCATGCCGCTGGCCCAGCAGGTGAAGCTGCTGCGCGTGCTGCAGGAACAGCAGCTGGAGCGCCTGGGCTCGAACCAGAGCATCAGGGTCGACCTGCGGGTGATCGCCGCGACCAAGCCGGATCTTCTCGAAGAAGCCCGCGCCGGGCGCTTCCGCGAGGACCTGGTGTATCGCCTGAACGTCGCCGAGCTCCGCCTGCCGCCGCTGCGCGAACGCCGCGAGGACATCCCGCTGCTGTTCGACCACTACGCCGCGCTGGCCAGCGAAAAGTTCGGCCGCGAAGCCCTGCCGCTGTCGGCCACCGAACTGGCCCGCCTGCTCGCCCACGACTGGCCGGGCAACGTGCGCGAACTGGCCAACGCCGCCGAGCGTCACGTGCTGGGCCTGGACCGCGACGAACTGCCGGTCGAGCCGGCCGGCAACGGCCTGTTCGAGCGCATGGAAGCCTACGAGGAGCAGTGCATCCGCCAGGCGCTGGGCCAGTGCAAGGGCGACATCAAGGCGGTGATGGAGCTGCTTGGCCTGCCACGCCGCACCCTCAATGAGAAGATGCAGCGCCATGGCCTGAGCCGTGGGGATTACCTGGGCGAGGATTGA
- a CDS encoding LysR family transcriptional regulator, translated as MDVLHAMRAFVRVVDAGSFTAAANALGLSTAQVSRVVSDLESQLEARLLHRTTRRLALTETGERYLQRCREILADVDEAEAEASGAHLTPRGRLRVHSLTGLGQQHLIPLISRYCESFPEVYIELTLAQRQPDILEEGQDVVITRDRELPDSEFVAQTLGTIYSVLCASPDYLKRRGTPQTVADLHQHQCLRLQDPTFPEGWAFEEGNEESVIRPRDTFMVNVAEALTGAAAAGMGICLLPSYVAAPALRKHSLVRVLPRHSLHVRQIYALYPSRRFLDAKIRTWVEFLKAELPKVFEEDEAALNDPVNWA; from the coding sequence ATGGACGTACTTCACGCGATGCGGGCTTTCGTCCGGGTTGTGGATGCCGGCAGCTTCACCGCCGCCGCCAACGCCCTGGGGTTATCCACAGCCCAGGTCTCGCGCGTCGTCTCCGACCTCGAATCCCAGCTCGAAGCCCGCCTGCTGCACCGCACCACCCGCCGCCTGGCGCTGACCGAAACCGGCGAGCGCTACCTGCAGCGCTGCCGGGAAATCCTCGCTGACGTCGATGAAGCCGAGGCCGAAGCCAGCGGCGCGCATTTGACGCCGCGCGGCCGCCTGCGCGTGCACTCGCTCACCGGCCTTGGCCAGCAGCACCTGATCCCGCTGATCTCGCGCTACTGCGAGTCTTTCCCCGAGGTCTACATCGAGCTGACCCTGGCTCAGCGCCAGCCGGACATCCTCGAAGAAGGCCAGGACGTGGTGATCACCCGCGACCGCGAACTGCCCGACTCCGAATTCGTCGCCCAGACCCTGGGCACCATCTACAGCGTGCTCTGCGCCAGCCCCGACTACCTCAAGCGCCGTGGCACCCCGCAGACCGTCGCCGACCTGCACCAGCACCAGTGCCTGCGCCTGCAGGACCCGACCTTCCCCGAAGGCTGGGCCTTCGAGGAGGGCAACGAGGAAAGCGTGATCCGCCCGCGCGACACCTTCATGGTCAACGTCGCCGAGGCGCTGACCGGCGCCGCCGCCGCCGGCATGGGCATCTGCCTGTTGCCCAGCTACGTCGCCGCACCCGCCCTGCGCAAGCACTCGCTGGTGCGGGTGCTGCCCCGACACAGTCTGCATGTGCGGCAGATCTACGCGCTGTACCCGTCGCGGCGCTTCCTCGACGCGAAGATCCGCACCTGGGTGGAGTTCCTCAAGGCGGAGCTCCCCAAGGTCTTCGAGGAAGACGAAGCAGCGCTCAACGATCCCGTCAACTGGGCCTGA